One genomic window of Enterobacteriaceae endosymbiont of Donacia crassipes includes the following:
- a CDS encoding DsbA family protein: protein MINIKKKCVLFFSILFLVLVTSNNCFAYRNPPKEPFYEKLTKENQLLYKKEFGNKPVIIEFFSFLCPHCYEFYKNINKKIFINKIPKNIKIIRIHYSKMGQENGFATLLGYTWVVAKILNVENKVMGPIFDGIHNTETIHDYKSIKKLFIKITGITSNVFDAAWNSNIAKTLFEKEYDLVEKLDIHLVPDIYINNKYVINLSSLYDTYENNLYSHYIDLVLKLLKK from the coding sequence ATGATAAATATAAAAAAAAAATGTGTATTATTTTTTAGTATATTATTTTTAGTATTAGTTACATCTAATAATTGTTTTGCATATAGAAATCCACCAAAAGAACCTTTTTACGAAAAATTAACAAAAGAAAATCAATTATTATATAAAAAAGAATTTGGTAATAAACCAGTTATAATTGAATTTTTTTCATTTTTATGTCCTCATTGTTATGAATTTTATAAAAATATTAATAAAAAAATTTTTATAAATAAAATTCCTAAAAATATTAAAATTATAAGAATTCATTATAGTAAAATGGGGCAAGAAAATGGATTTGCTACTTTATTAGGTTATACATGGGTTGTTGCTAAAATATTAAATGTAGAAAATAAAGTTATGGGTCCTATTTTTGATGGTATCCATAATACTGAAACCATTCATGATTATAAATCTATAAAAAAACTTTTTATAAAAATTACAGGTATAACTAGTAATGTATTTGATGCGGCATGGAATAGTAATATAGCAAAAACATTATTTGAAAAAGAATACGATTTAGTTGAAAAACTTGATATACATTTAGTTCCAGATATTTATATTAATAATAAATATGTAATTAATTTATCATCATTATATGATACTTATGAAAATAATCTTTATTCACACTATATAGATTTAGTATTAAAACTTTTAAAAAAATAA
- a CDS encoding 5'-3' exonuclease, giving the protein MKKKIILIDGTFCLYRAYYALPNLINSKGYPTGAVYGFINIFNKIVNMNINSYFLIIFDTKGESFRKKIFSKYKLTRVNMPNNLVIQIKPLYKIIQAMGYNIISIKNTEADDIIGTLSIYAEKKNYLIFIFSLDKDISQLVTKNIKIINPINYSISGPQEIYNKYGVYPKFISDFLALSGDSIDNIPGVPGIGAKTSQKLINKLGNLKNIYHNIKKINNISFRGGENIKKKLIKYKKLVFLYHKLTTIKTNIILDQEYLNFKTKIKPKKNYLKYLFKLYEFNKLINK; this is encoded by the coding sequence ATGAAAAAAAAAATAATTTTAATAGATGGAACATTTTGTTTATACCGTGCATATTATGCTTTACCTAATTTAATTAATAGTAAAGGATATCCTACTGGTGCAGTATATGGTTTTATTAATATTTTTAATAAAATTGTAAACATGAATATTAATAGTTATTTTTTAATTATATTTGATACTAAAGGAGAATCTTTTAGAAAAAAGATTTTTAGTAAATATAAATTAACTAGAGTTAATATGCCGAATAATTTAGTTATACAAATTAAACCTTTGTATAAAATTATACAGGCTATGGGATATAATATTATATCTATAAAAAATACAGAAGCTGATGATATTATTGGTACTTTATCAATATATGCAGAAAAAAAAAATTATTTAATTTTTATTTTTAGTTTAGATAAAGATATATCTCAATTAGTTACAAAAAATATTAAAATAATAAATCCAATTAATTACTCTATTTCTGGACCACAAGAAATATATAATAAATATGGAGTATACCCAAAATTTATTAGTGATTTCTTAGCATTAAGTGGAGATTCTATAGATAATATTCCTGGGGTCCCAGGAATAGGGGCTAAAACAAGTCAAAAATTAATTAATAAACTAGGAAATTTAAAAAATATTTATCATAATATAAAAAAAATTAATAATATTAGTTTTAGAGGAGGAGAAAATATAAAAAAAAAATTAATAAAATATAAAAAATTAGTATTTTTATATCATAAATTAACAACGATTAAAACTAACATTATTCTTGATCAAGAATATTTAAATTTTAAAACTAAAATTAAACCAAAAAAAAATTATTTAAAATATTTATTTAAATTGTATGAATTTAATAAATTAATTAATAAATAA
- a CDS encoding S4 domain-containing protein, giving the protein MKNINLTFKVNLLYNKKRLDFFLKEKILQCSRTQIKKLILCNKVQINYKIINIPKKKFF; this is encoded by the coding sequence ATGAAAAATATTAATTTAACTTTTAAAGTTAATCTTTTATATAATAAAAAAAGATTAGATTTTTTCCTTAAAGAAAAAATATTACAATGTTCTAGAACACAAATAAAAAAATTAATACTTTGTAATAAAGTTCAAATTAATTATAAAATTATTAATATACCTAAAAAAAAATTTTTTTAG
- the rpmG gene encoding 50S ribosomal protein L33: MAKKKRVIIKLVSSAKTGHFYTTTKNKKNTKKLFLKKFDPLLRKHILYKEKKIK, translated from the coding sequence ATGGCAAAAAAAAAACGTGTAATAATTAAATTAGTTTCATCTGCTAAAACTGGACATTTTTATACTACTACTAAAAATAAAAAAAATACAAAAAAATTATTTTTAAAAAAATTTGATCCTTTATTAAGAAAACATATTTTATATAAAGAAAAAAAAATAAAATAA
- a CDS encoding GTP-binding protein translates to MKKIRNIAIVAHIDHGKTTLIDKLLQESDSFKNVKNLLHNKNNNNRLMDSSELEKEKGITIFSKNTSIFWKDYKINIIDTPGHADFSAEVERILSMVDSVLLLVDAIEGPMPQTRFVTSKAFLYKFKPIVIINKVDRKFIRTNWVIDQIFDLFIDLNASDDQLNFPIIYTSALKGMSGNDINKMYNNMDIIYKTIIDYVPYPKCNINKPFQMQISQIEYNNYIGNICIGLIKRGKITINQQLIFINKNNKIKKIKVLYIIFNIGLKNVYANNAQAGDIVGIAGTGFENINISDTICDINNYKSLPRLKIEKPKISMLFQVNDSPFSGMEGKHLTSNKIFHKINKVCLYDVALHIEKTKNNNIFMVSGRGELHLAMLIENMRKEGFELSVSKPQIISKIINGKKKEPFEVLILDFMQNKKGNIIQVLNKKKAIINNIILNNSNNRVKIEAIISSKGLIGFRNEFINITSGNGIINSFFSHYDINKYDIIHKRNNGVLISNKEGYAVAFSLYNLQSKGKLLINPGDKIYRGQIIGIHNKSNNLLVNCLINKKLSNMRASGSDNPINLIPIKKISLEEAIDFIQYDELIEITPKSIRIRKKHLTKFII, encoded by the coding sequence ATGAAAAAAATACGTAATATAGCCATAGTAGCACATATAGATCATGGAAAAACAACATTAATAGATAAATTATTACAAGAATCTGATAGTTTTAAAAACGTTAAAAATTTATTACATAATAAAAATAATAACAACAGATTAATGGACTCTAGTGAATTAGAAAAAGAAAAAGGTATAACTATTTTTTCAAAAAATACATCTATTTTTTGGAAAGATTATAAAATCAATATTATTGACACTCCAGGACATGCAGATTTTAGTGCAGAAGTAGAACGTATTTTGTCAATGGTAGATTCTGTTTTATTATTAGTAGATGCTATTGAAGGTCCTATGCCTCAAACACGATTTGTTACATCAAAAGCATTTTTATATAAATTTAAACCTATTGTAATAATAAATAAAGTAGATAGAAAATTTATTAGAACAAATTGGGTTATTGACCAAATATTTGATTTATTTATAGATCTAAATGCTTCTGATGATCAACTTAATTTTCCTATAATATATACATCTGCCCTTAAAGGAATGTCAGGAAATGATATAAATAAAATGTATAATAATATGGATATTATATATAAAACTATTATTGATTATGTCCCTTATCCCAAATGTAATATTAACAAACCATTTCAAATGCAAATATCCCAAATAGAATATAACAATTATATTGGTAATATTTGTATCGGTTTAATAAAAAGAGGTAAAATTACAATAAATCAACAACTAATTTTTATAAATAAAAATAATAAAATTAAAAAAATTAAAGTTTTATATATAATATTTAATATAGGATTAAAAAATGTATATGCAAATAATGCTCAAGCTGGTGATATTGTAGGTATAGCAGGAACAGGATTTGAAAATATTAATATTTCTGATACAATTTGTGATATAAATAATTATAAATCTCTTCCAAGATTAAAAATAGAAAAACCAAAAATTAGTATGTTATTTCAGGTAAATGATTCTCCATTTTCAGGAATGGAAGGAAAACATTTAACATCTAATAAAATATTTCATAAAATTAATAAAGTTTGTTTATATGATGTAGCTTTACATATAGAAAAAACTAAAAATAATAATATTTTTATGGTTTCTGGAAGAGGAGAATTACATCTTGCTATGCTTATAGAAAACATGAGAAAAGAAGGATTTGAATTATCAGTATCAAAACCACAAATTATATCTAAAATTATTAATGGTAAAAAAAAAGAACCATTTGAAGTATTAATTTTAGATTTTATGCAAAATAAAAAAGGTAATATAATCCAAGTATTAAATAAAAAAAAAGCTATAATAAATAATATTATTTTAAATAATTCTAATAATAGAGTTAAAATTGAAGCAATTATTTCAAGTAAAGGTTTAATTGGTTTTCGTAATGAATTTATAAATATAACATCAGGAAATGGTATAATAAATTCTTTTTTTAGTCATTATGATATAAATAAATATGATATAATACATAAAAGAAATAATGGTGTTTTAATTTCAAATAAAGAAGGTTATGCTGTTGCATTTTCTCTATATAATTTACAATCAAAAGGTAAATTATTAATTAATCCTGGAGATAAAATTTATAGAGGACAAATAATAGGAATACATAATAAATCAAATAATCTTCTTGTAAATTGTCTAATTAATAAAAAACTCTCAAATATGAGAGCATCAGGTAGTGATAATCCTATAAATTTAATACCTATAAAAAAAATATCTTTAGAAGAAGCAATAGATTTTATTCAATATGATGAATTAATAGAAATTACACCTAAATCAATTCGTATTAGAAAAAAACATTTAACTAAATTTATTATTTAA
- the priA gene encoding replication restart helicase PriA: MKIIKVVINNSIINNKFDYLLPKNTIISIGCRVLISIKKKNYIGIVIKITSSSKKPIDKLKFISKVLDKKSLFNSLILDFAKKISQYYQYPIGSILFQILPIFFRKKNNSLEELSDTLKVKKNNFLNNIKVINYYNFKKINFTFHNKKCTCLYKNQFNSIQKKKNNSFYKENIQNILKNFEEKYHKNKFFVWITQNNIIFLEKINIYLNIIKKVLLQKKQILIIVPQYYFFFQLYEYFLSKLDIHICLLYSNFTNKKTLPIWENIKNGIISIIIGTKFSIFTQFLQLGLIILTEEHNFIYRKTNIYKYNTRNIAILRAKTENIPIILSSNTLNIETIYNINIGKYKFLFKNNTTILYKNFFKFLIIDKNKKTFRSQLFSNILIQMILKCIKNNEQIIIYNKYIGYSINILCNFCQKILKCIDCNSNLIFYKKLWKLYCYCCKKTINMFTMCPFCKKNFFIPIGIGTEQLIELLNNVFPNILILNINNNNFFKKILLIDNKKPLIIISSQILYKEYFSILKNSLIIFFNIDDILFSKNFKATEYFIQYIFNILNNHLDKKKKTVIIQTYYPQNKIFLKIFKEYKNYYDITNFLLKERKLMLLPPFTKHISIVFESKNKKILLNFLNIFKKKVQKKYINEKNFIIIGPLSLKQCKRKGFFRKQLILQHFSKKQLQLIIKYIFSIIKKIVFFNKIKFIINVDPI; this comes from the coding sequence ATGAAAATTATTAAAGTTGTAATTAATAATTCTATTATAAATAATAAATTTGATTATTTATTACCAAAAAATACTATTATTTCAATTGGATGTAGAGTTTTAATATCGATTAAAAAAAAAAATTATATAGGTATAGTAATAAAAATTACTTCTTCTTCTAAAAAACCTATAGATAAATTAAAATTTATATCTAAAGTTTTAGATAAAAAATCACTTTTTAATTCTTTAATATTAGATTTTGCAAAAAAAATTTCTCAATATTATCAATATCCTATTGGAAGCATCTTATTTCAAATATTACCTATTTTTTTTAGAAAAAAAAATAATTCTTTAGAAGAATTATCAGATACTTTAAAAGTAAAAAAAAATAATTTTCTAAATAATATTAAAGTTATAAATTATTATAATTTTAAAAAAATTAATTTTACATTTCATAACAAAAAATGTACTTGTTTATATAAAAATCAATTTAATTCTATTCAAAAAAAAAAAAATAATAGTTTTTATAAAGAAAATATACAAAACATACTAAAAAATTTTGAAGAAAAATATCACAAAAATAAATTTTTTGTTTGGATTACACAAAATAATATTATTTTTTTAGAAAAAATTAATATATATTTAAATATTATTAAAAAAGTTTTATTACAAAAAAAACAAATACTAATAATAGTTCCTCAATATTATTTTTTTTTTCAATTATATGAATATTTTTTATCTAAATTAGATATACATATCTGTTTATTATATTCAAATTTTACCAATAAAAAAACATTGCCAATATGGGAAAATATTAAAAACGGGATAATATCTATTATTATAGGTACTAAATTTTCTATTTTTACACAGTTTTTACAATTAGGATTAATAATCCTAACAGAAGAACATAACTTTATATATAGAAAAACAAATATATATAAATATAATACACGAAATATAGCTATTTTAAGAGCTAAAACAGAAAATATTCCTATAATATTAAGTTCTAATACATTAAATATAGAAACAATATACAATATAAATATTGGTAAATATAAATTTTTATTTAAAAATAATACAACAATTTTATATAAAAATTTTTTTAAATTTTTGATAATAGATAAAAATAAAAAAACATTTAGATCTCAATTATTTTCTAATATTTTAATACAAATGATATTAAAATGTATTAAAAATAATGAACAAATTATTATTTATAATAAATATATTGGATATTCAATTAATATTTTATGTAATTTTTGTCAAAAAATTTTAAAATGTATAGATTGTAATAGTAATTTAATTTTTTATAAAAAACTTTGGAAATTATATTGTTATTGTTGTAAAAAAACTATTAATATGTTTACTATGTGTCCATTTTGTAAAAAAAATTTTTTTATACCGATAGGTATCGGTACAGAACAATTAATTGAATTATTAAATAATGTTTTTCCAAATATATTAATTTTAAATATTAATAATAATAATTTTTTTAAAAAAATTTTACTTATTGATAATAAAAAACCATTAATAATTATTTCATCTCAAATTTTATATAAAGAATATTTTTCTATTTTAAAAAATAGTTTAATTATATTTTTTAATATAGATGATATTTTATTTTCTAAAAATTTTAAAGCTACAGAATATTTTATACAGTATATTTTTAATATATTAAATAATCATTTAGATAAAAAAAAAAAAACGGTTATTATTCAAACATATTATCCACAAAATAAAATATTTTTAAAAATTTTTAAAGAATATAAAAATTATTATGATATAACTAATTTTCTTTTAAAAGAAAGAAAATTAATGTTATTACCTCCTTTTACTAAGCATATTTCTATAGTTTTTGAATCTAAAAATAAAAAAATTTTATTAAATTTTTTAAATATTTTTAAAAAAAAAGTACAAAAAAAATATATAAATGAAAAAAATTTTATTATTATTGGACCTTTATCATTAAAACAATGTAAAAGAAAAGGTTTTTTTAGAAAACAATTAATTTTACAACATTTTTCAAAAAAACAATTACAGTTAATTATAAAATATATTTTTTCTATTATAAAAAAAATTGTATTTTTTAATAAAATTAAATTTATTATTAATGTTGATCCGATTTAA
- a CDS encoding RluA family pseudouridine synthase, whose translation MKINTFILNKKIIWKAQNIPLDIIYEDRYILVINKKSNIVVHPGNKNIDNTIFNSIIYYYPHARDIPRAGIVHRLDKNTTGLMIIAKNIYSYFFLKQELKKHNIIRNYEAIVNGIIKNNNIIDYPIKRIYKKNNICMNVHPLGKSAITKIFIKNIFQNHTHLKVQLKTGRTHQIRVHLSYIKHSIVGDQIYKNYINNIKFYEKKISKIIKRQALHARCIKFIHPFYNILIKLNTILPNDINNLINFLKNVNI comes from the coding sequence ATTAAAATTAATACTTTTATTTTAAATAAAAAAATAATATGGAAAGCACAAAATATACCATTAGATATAATTTATGAAGATCGATATATTTTAGTTATTAATAAAAAATCTAATATTGTAGTACATCCTGGTAATAAAAATATAGATAATACTATATTTAATTCAATAATATATTATTATCCACATGCAAGAGATATACCTAGAGCAGGTATTGTACATAGATTAGATAAAAATACTACTGGATTGATGATAATAGCAAAAAATATTTATTCTTATTTTTTTTTAAAACAAGAATTAAAAAAACATAATATAATTAGAAATTATGAAGCTATTGTTAATGGGATTATTAAAAATAATAATATTATAGATTACCCAATAAAACGTATATATAAAAAAAATAATATTTGCATGAATGTACATCCATTAGGTAAATCAGCAATAACAAAAATTTTTATAAAAAATATTTTTCAAAATCATACTCATTTAAAAGTTCAATTAAAAACAGGTAGAACTCATCAAATTAGAGTTCATTTATCATATATTAAACATAGTATTGTTGGTGATCAGATTTATAAAAATTATATTAACAATATTAAATTTTATGAAAAAAAAATTAGTAAAATAATTAAAAGACAAGCTTTACATGCACGTTGTATTAAATTTATACACCCATTCTATAATATATTAATAAAATTAAATACAATTTTACCAAATGATATAAATAATTTGATTAATTTTTTAAAAAATGTTAATATATAA
- the grpE gene encoding nucleotide exchange factor GrpE: MKNNIEKKKNDNTVNNTELDKNDNTVNNTELDKNDNTVNNTELDKNDNTVNNTELDKNDINNSLSINKHKKKYTIEYFKEKNDILKIKILELQNKIKKIRQKILDLKLYSQSEIENMRRRSILDIENAYKFSLEKFIYELLPVIDNLERSLDLKIHKEENSLKVSIIEGIKLTLQLLIILIKKFGVTIINEINVPFNPSKHQAMSIVESDKIKENYIIKILQKGYFLHKRLLRPAMVIVSKIKENINN; the protein is encoded by the coding sequence ATGAAAAATAATATAGAAAAAAAAAAAAATGACAACACTGTTAATAATACAGAATTAGATAAAAATGACAACACTGTTAATAATACAGAATTAGATAAAAATGACAACACTGTTAATAATACAGAATTAGATAAAAATGATAACACTGTTAATAATACAGAATTAGATAAAAATGATATAAATAATAGTTTATCTATTAATAAACATAAAAAAAAATATACAATTGAATATTTTAAAGAAAAAAATGACATATTAAAAATAAAAATTCTTGAATTACAAAATAAAATTAAAAAGATAAGACAAAAAATATTGGATTTAAAATTATATTCCCAATCTGAAATAGAAAATATGAGACGTAGATCAATTTTAGATATAGAAAATGCTTATAAATTTTCTTTAGAAAAATTTATTTATGAATTATTACCTGTTATAGATAATTTAGAAAGATCTTTAGATTTAAAAATACATAAAGAAGAAAATTCTTTAAAAGTTTCTATAATAGAAGGTATTAAATTAACTTTGCAATTATTAATAATATTAATTAAAAAATTTGGTGTAACAATTATAAATGAAATTAATGTACCTTTTAATCCATCTAAACATCAAGCAATGTCAATAGTTGAATCAGATAAAATAAAAGAAAATTATATAATAAAAATTTTACAAAAAGGATATTTTCTTCATAAAAGATTATTAAGACCTGCAATGGTTATTGTATCTAAAATAAAAGAAAATATAAATAATTAA
- the smpB gene encoding SsrA-binding protein SmpB — MEKKFFIFNKKVYNNFFLKERIDAGLILKGWEVKSLRLNKVTIINSYVTIYNKKIYVYNLNISPLKTVCNHIKFNSKRIKELLLKKKEIEFLQNYINNKGFTIVVIGLFWKKSWCKINLAVVKGKKKYDKRNILKKKIWNIKKVRLLKKSI; from the coding sequence ATGGAAAAAAAATTTTTTATTTTTAATAAAAAAGTATATAATAATTTCTTTCTTAAAGAAAGAATTGATGCTGGTCTTATTTTAAAAGGTTGGGAAGTAAAATCTTTAAGATTAAATAAAGTGACTATTATAAATAGTTATGTAACTATTTATAATAAGAAAATTTATGTATATAATTTAAATATTAGTCCATTAAAAACAGTATGTAATCATATTAAATTTAATTCTAAAAGAATTAAAGAATTATTATTAAAAAAAAAAGAAATAGAATTTTTACAAAACTATATAAATAATAAAGGTTTTACAATTGTAGTAATTGGCTTATTTTGGAAAAAATCATGGTGCAAAATAAATCTTGCAGTTGTTAAAGGTAAAAAAAAATATGATAAAAGAAATATTTTAAAAAAAAAAATATGGAATATTAAAAAAGTACGTTTATTAAAAAAAAGTATTTAA
- the rpmB gene encoding 50S ribosomal protein L28, which translates to MTKICQITNKKTIKGNNRSHAMNATKRKFLPNIHYHKFWLIKEKKFITLKVSAKGIRLIDKKGIENIKFNKK; encoded by the coding sequence ATGACTAAAATTTGTCAAATAACTAATAAAAAAACAATAAAAGGTAATAATCGTTCTCATGCGATGAATGCAACTAAAAGAAAATTTTTACCAAATATTCATTATCATAAATTTTGGTTAATTAAAGAAAAAAAATTTATTACTTTAAAAGTGTCTGCAAAAGGAATAAGATTAATTGATAAAAAAGGGATAGAAAATATAAAATTTAATAAAAAATAA
- the bamD gene encoding outer membrane protein assembly factor BamD, translated as MKNFINKKIVLINILILILLITVNCKYDKYTYEQRYFDIPLKEEYINAIKLLSEKKYDQALLKFNNLYINYPNNIYTEKILISLIYLNYLEHNFLIVLELIDEFIQLYDHSAFMSYIFYIKIITEISLDTNSKIQNLFKINRKNCNPFYTQLAINDTKIFFKKYPNSIYIPFLKKKLIHMNQRIKNFDLNIIKFLYQKKKYISTINRCLIFLKNSPYNDINTNIIKKILNNSLNKLKLNNF; from the coding sequence ATGAAAAATTTTATAAATAAAAAAATAGTTTTAATTAATATATTAATATTAATATTATTAATTACAGTTAATTGTAAATATGATAAATATACATATGAGCAAAGATATTTTGATATTCCTTTAAAAGAAGAATATATAAATGCTATAAAATTATTATCTGAAAAAAAATATGATCAAGCTTTATTAAAATTTAATAATTTATATATTAATTATCCAAATAATATATATACTGAAAAAATTTTAATTTCTTTAATTTATTTAAATTATTTAGAACATAATTTTTTGATTGTTTTAGAATTAATAGATGAATTTATACAATTATATGATCATTCTGCATTTATGAGTTATATTTTTTATATTAAAATAATAACAGAGATATCTTTAGATACAAATAGTAAAATACAAAATTTATTTAAAATTAATCGAAAAAATTGTAATCCATTTTATACTCAGTTGGCTATTAATGATACAAAAATATTTTTTAAAAAATATCCAAATAGTATTTATATTCCTTTTTTAAAAAAAAAATTAATTCACATGAACCAACGTATTAAAAATTTTGATTTAAATATTATTAAATTTCTTTATCAAAAAAAAAAATATATATCAACAATTAATAGATGTTTAATTTTTTTAAAAAATAGTCCGTATAATGATATTAATACTAATATAATAAAAAAAATTTTAAATAATTCTTTAAATAAATTAAAACTTAACAATTTTTAA
- the rpmE gene encoding 50S ribosomal protein L31 — MKKNIHPQCNNITAKCSCGNLINIKSTLKNNKELNLDVCYLCHPFYTGKQKITDNKGRVEKFRKKFKNFQIFK; from the coding sequence ATGAAAAAAAATATTCATCCTCAATGTAATAATATTACAGCTAAATGTTCATGTGGTAATTTAATTAATATTAAATCAACTTTAAAAAATAATAAAGAATTAAATTTAGATGTTTGTTATTTATGTCATCCTTTTTATACAGGTAAACAAAAGATTACAGACAACAAAGGACGTGTTGAAAAATTTAGAAAAAAATTTAAAAATTTTCAAATATTTAAATAA